A genomic region of Geothrix edaphica contains the following coding sequences:
- the rimO gene encoding 30S ribosomal protein S12 methylthiotransferase RimO: MTKVGFMSLGCPKNLVDSEVMLGHLRLKGYQITPVLEEAQVLVVNTCGFIDAAKQESVEAILQAASMKKEGACEKLIVAGCLVERYRDELMTELPEIDACIGTRDIEQIAEVIGAGAAFELNPNPDYLYTEASPRMLTTPKASAYLKISEGCDHACAFCVIPQLRGAQRSRSIESVVAEAKNLVAQGVLEISLVGQDTTDYGRDFGDPDALEKLVRALGSVEGLRWFRIHYAYPNRLTDGLLHAMADTPNCARYLDMPLQHADAAILKAMARGGSRTQFLKLLEKVRRIVPGIAIRSNFIVGFPGEDEAAFEELKAFVQEARFDHVGVFTYSPEEGTTAHGLGDPVAKRTKEARKRRILELQQKIAREKNQEKVGTVIDVLVEGAHEETDLLVKGRHQGQAPEIDGNVLLVDGAPQVNTIQRVRIVKAHAYDLIGEVEEGGLEATTAAYEASFRAKRA, encoded by the coding sequence TTGACCAAAGTCGGTTTCATGTCCCTGGGCTGCCCCAAGAACCTGGTGGATTCGGAAGTCATGCTGGGCCACCTGCGGCTCAAGGGCTACCAGATCACCCCCGTGCTGGAAGAGGCCCAGGTGCTGGTGGTCAACACCTGCGGCTTCATCGACGCCGCCAAGCAGGAGAGCGTCGAGGCCATCCTCCAGGCCGCGTCCATGAAGAAGGAGGGCGCCTGCGAGAAGCTCATCGTGGCGGGCTGCCTGGTGGAGCGGTACCGGGACGAGCTCATGACCGAGCTGCCGGAGATCGACGCCTGTATCGGCACCCGCGACATCGAGCAGATCGCCGAGGTCATCGGCGCCGGTGCGGCCTTTGAGCTGAACCCCAATCCCGACTACCTCTACACCGAGGCCAGCCCCCGGATGCTCACCACGCCCAAGGCCAGCGCCTACCTGAAGATCAGCGAGGGCTGCGACCATGCCTGCGCCTTCTGCGTCATCCCGCAGCTCCGGGGCGCCCAGCGGAGCCGCAGCATCGAGAGCGTGGTGGCCGAGGCGAAGAACCTGGTGGCCCAGGGCGTGCTGGAGATCAGCCTCGTGGGCCAGGACACCACGGACTACGGCCGCGATTTCGGGGATCCCGACGCCCTGGAGAAGCTGGTGCGCGCCCTCGGCTCCGTGGAAGGCCTGCGCTGGTTCCGCATCCACTACGCCTATCCCAACCGCCTCACCGACGGTCTGCTCCACGCCATGGCCGACACGCCCAACTGCGCCCGCTACCTGGACATGCCCCTGCAGCACGCGGACGCCGCCATCCTCAAGGCCATGGCCCGGGGCGGCAGCCGGACGCAGTTCCTGAAGCTCCTCGAGAAGGTGCGCCGCATCGTGCCGGGCATCGCCATCCGGTCGAACTTCATCGTGGGCTTCCCCGGCGAGGACGAAGCCGCCTTCGAGGAGCTGAAGGCCTTCGTGCAGGAGGCCCGCTTCGACCATGTGGGTGTCTTCACCTACAGCCCCGAGGAGGGCACCACCGCCCACGGCCTGGGCGATCCCGTCGCGAAGCGCACCAAGGAGGCCCGCAAGCGGCGCATCCTCGAGCTGCAGCAGAAGATCGCCCGGGAGAAGAACCAGGAGAAGGTGGGCACGGTCATCGACGTGCTGGTGGAAGGCGCCCACGAGGAGACGGATCTCCTCGTGAAGGGCCGCCACCAGGGCCAGGCCCCCGAGATCGACGGCAACGTGCTGCTGGTGGATGGCGCCCCCCAGGTGAACACCATCCAGCGGGTGCGCATCGTGAAGGCCCACGCCTACGACCTCATCGGCGAGGTGGAAGAGGGCGGCCTGGAAGCCACCACCGCGGCCTACGAAGCCTCCTTCCGGGCGAAACGGGCCTAA
- a CDS encoding DUF5916 domain-containing protein yields the protein MRHPALAFACLPILASQAPHPPHLAIPRLAQAPSMARDADLSTWKEALVITEFGMIMPDDKGENRWPTIVHVGWGPDALYVAVEARDPEPSKIHAARHMRDTNNGDFDFVGVDLDPSGKGQSIARFFVTPLGGQIDEIMTDSTGENASYDCLWDSTGVLTPDGYVVKMRIPYSSLRRRPGDWAFRILRIIPRERRYGISWPRMSKDVQCDICQMARVSGAPVDKPGSPFLVIPFATYSRTQSLETDPVAPVESKARLGMDVRYATTALTFEGTYRPDFATADADVDPLQINSRFRVFYPERRPFFLEGMDLLSPPSAQRQFFSRSIQSPLYGLKASGQGSLASWTVLHAKDDDGGLMLSANGARGVEGLPTRDTAAALRFQLDGRGSGLSFLGTDKRLQGGPDAAGGLIGGQSGGLYLDQYLGSEFHFIGSAMTATSHLPQADGSLLSQRGTSTSAELDWNTRHWFAYAINQTTSPGLVLVSGFTDLRGYRQQTAAIGWQGNWNGGRFSQANASLRGRRLSWWDGNPFDRAVGLSAYVETADRWAWSVDWDIAGRTWANDEVTSNATRNINMALSWKKFSWAQMLARVVQGRTIDLATGAPARLHTTSFSSHGALGDVCYDLTAQKTELNRESDDLLLVRARKLTTTATYQMPRFFYLKAQAFVVRYDGSEIDGVDKFLKAFLGWQPNAFTNAYVGWSGQRRRDPLAIAPAERMVERGLFAKLAWAMQF from the coding sequence ATGCGCCATCCGGCCCTGGCCTTTGCCTGCCTGCCCATCCTGGCCTCCCAGGCCCCCCATCCGCCCCACCTGGCCATCCCCCGGCTGGCCCAGGCGCCTTCCATGGCCCGCGACGCGGACCTCTCCACCTGGAAGGAGGCCCTGGTCATCACCGAGTTCGGCATGATCATGCCGGACGACAAGGGCGAGAACCGCTGGCCCACCATCGTCCATGTGGGCTGGGGCCCCGATGCGCTCTACGTCGCCGTGGAGGCCAGGGACCCGGAGCCCTCGAAGATCCATGCCGCCCGCCACATGCGCGACACCAACAACGGCGACTTCGACTTCGTGGGCGTGGACCTGGATCCCTCCGGCAAGGGCCAGAGCATCGCACGCTTCTTCGTGACGCCCCTGGGCGGCCAGATTGACGAGATCATGACGGACAGCACCGGGGAGAACGCTTCCTACGACTGCCTCTGGGACTCCACCGGCGTGCTGACGCCGGACGGCTACGTCGTGAAGATGCGCATCCCCTACAGCAGCCTGCGCCGGCGGCCCGGCGACTGGGCCTTCCGCATCCTGCGCATCATCCCCCGGGAGCGGCGCTACGGCATCTCCTGGCCCCGTATGAGCAAGGACGTGCAGTGCGACATCTGCCAGATGGCCCGGGTCTCCGGCGCCCCGGTGGACAAGCCGGGCTCGCCCTTCCTGGTGATCCCCTTCGCCACCTACAGCCGCACCCAGTCGCTGGAGACGGACCCGGTCGCACCGGTGGAATCCAAGGCCCGCCTGGGCATGGATGTCCGCTACGCCACCACGGCCCTGACCTTCGAGGGCACCTACCGCCCCGACTTCGCCACGGCGGACGCTGACGTGGACCCGCTCCAGATCAACAGCCGCTTCAGGGTGTTCTACCCCGAGCGCCGGCCCTTCTTCCTGGAGGGCATGGACCTGCTCTCCCCGCCTTCCGCCCAGCGGCAGTTCTTCAGCCGCTCCATCCAGAGCCCCCTCTACGGCCTCAAGGCCTCGGGCCAGGGCTCCCTCGCCAGCTGGACCGTGCTCCACGCCAAGGACGACGACGGTGGCCTGATGCTGAGCGCCAATGGCGCCCGGGGCGTCGAGGGGCTGCCCACCCGCGACACGGCGGCGGCCCTGCGCTTCCAGCTGGATGGCCGGGGCTCGGGCCTGTCCTTCCTCGGCACGGACAAGCGCCTGCAGGGGGGGCCGGACGCCGCCGGTGGGCTCATCGGCGGCCAGAGCGGAGGCCTCTACCTGGATCAGTATCTGGGCTCCGAGTTCCACTTCATCGGCAGCGCCATGACCGCCACCTCGCATCTCCCCCAGGCCGACGGCAGCCTCCTCTCCCAGCGCGGCACCTCCACCTCCGCCGAGCTGGACTGGAACACCCGCCACTGGTTCGCCTACGCCATCAACCAGACCACCAGCCCCGGCCTCGTCCTGGTGTCGGGCTTCACGGACCTCCGGGGCTACCGCCAGCAGACCGCCGCCATCGGGTGGCAGGGCAACTGGAACGGCGGCCGGTTCTCCCAGGCGAACGCCAGCCTGCGCGGGCGGCGCCTCTCCTGGTGGGACGGCAACCCCTTCGACCGCGCCGTGGGCCTGAGCGCCTATGTGGAAACCGCCGACCGCTGGGCCTGGAGCGTGGACTGGGACATCGCGGGGCGCACCTGGGCCAACGATGAGGTGACCTCCAACGCCACCCGCAACATCAACATGGCCCTGAGCTGGAAGAAGTTCAGCTGGGCCCAGATGCTGGCGCGGGTCGTCCAGGGGCGCACCATCGACCTCGCCACCGGCGCCCCGGCCCGCCTCCACACCACCAGCTTCAGCTCCCACGGGGCCCTCGGGGACGTGTGCTATGACCTGACGGCGCAGAAGACGGAGCTGAACCGCGAGTCCGACGACCTCCTGCTCGTGCGGGCCCGGAAGCTGACCACCACGGCCACCTACCAGATGCCGCGCTTCTTCTACCTGAAGGCCCAGGCCTTCGTGGTGCGGTACGACGGCTCGGAGATCGACGGCGTGGACAAGTTCCTCAAGGCCTTCCTGGGCTGGCAGCCCAATGCCTTCACCAACGCCTATGTGGGCTGGTCCGGCCAGCGGCGGCGGGATCCCCTCGCCATCGCCCCCGCCGAGCGGATGGTGGAGCGGGGGCTCTTCGCCAAGCTGGCCTGGGCCATGCAGTTCTGA
- a CDS encoding ABC transporter ATP-binding protein has translation MLQFRNLTRAYELGGERAGVFGVSLAVPKGCLAVLAGPSGSGKTTLLQLAGLLDQPDEGAVLLNGQEVSSLSERERCDLRLRHLGFVFQAFNLVPVLSALENVMLPLHLQGIAEAEARRRAERALDRVGLADRLHHRPGQLSGGQQQRAAIARALAPDPLLVLADEPTASLDHAHGGPLMDLMAELAAERGATFLVASHDPAVIARANHVFRLADGRLIEEEHL, from the coding sequence ATGCTGCAGTTCCGCAACCTGACCCGCGCCTATGAACTCGGCGGCGAGCGCGCCGGCGTGTTCGGCGTATCGCTGGCGGTGCCGAAGGGCTGCCTCGCCGTCCTGGCGGGGCCCAGCGGCAGCGGCAAGACCACCCTGCTCCAGCTGGCGGGCCTGCTGGATCAGCCCGACGAGGGCGCCGTCCTTCTGAATGGACAGGAAGTGTCCAGCCTTTCCGAGCGGGAGCGCTGCGATCTGCGCCTGCGGCACCTGGGTTTCGTGTTCCAGGCCTTCAACCTTGTGCCCGTGCTGTCCGCGCTGGAGAACGTGATGCTGCCCCTGCACCTCCAGGGCATCGCCGAAGCCGAAGCCCGCCGCCGCGCCGAGCGGGCCCTTGACCGCGTGGGCCTCGCAGACCGCCTGCACCACCGCCCGGGCCAGCTCAGCGGCGGCCAGCAGCAGCGCGCCGCCATTGCCCGTGCGCTGGCCCCGGATCCCCTGCTGGTGCTCGCCGACGAACCCACCGCCAGCCTCGACCATGCCCACGGCGGGCCGCTCATGGACCTCATGGCCGAGCTGGCCGCCGAGCGCGGCGCCACCTTCCTCGTGGCCAGCCACGATCCCGCCGTCATCGCGCGGGCCAACCACGTCTTCCGCCTCGCCGACGGCAGGCTCATCGAGGAGGAGCACCTGTGA
- a CDS encoding ABC transporter permease, which yields MILPRLALRNLLRQRRRTALTLMVVVAGFLALALAGGFMAQTFQGLSDSAIRGGLGHLQVMPPGAMEGDEAQSLEKALPDGEALAARLRRDPAVAEVLPRTQFMGLLSSGAKSVAFLGTAVDPVLEPQHMACLGALKDGAKAPGGAGSRWLSVDPSAREVVLGAGLARSLGASVGSALTLMSTTRDGALNAVDVEVVGLQDLGLRELNDRLLTVSLATAGQLVDAGPARSRLSVVLKRPQDTAAELARIQALLPETSVKPWFELASFYRQVKLLYYAIFGFMGLVLFLVVLLATANTLLMSVMERVREFGVLRAMGLQPGQLVALLQWEGAFLGLLGSALGLAATLLLRAGLNALHIQMPAPPGTSHGYELDIHFVPMVYAIVALGLQATLQLSALFPGLKAARLRIVEALRHV from the coding sequence GTGATCCTCCCGCGCCTGGCCCTCCGCAACCTGCTGCGCCAGCGGCGCCGCACGGCGCTCACCCTGATGGTGGTGGTGGCGGGCTTCCTGGCCCTGGCCCTGGCCGGGGGCTTCATGGCCCAGACCTTCCAGGGCCTGTCCGATTCGGCCATCCGCGGCGGCCTGGGCCACCTCCAGGTGATGCCGCCGGGGGCCATGGAGGGTGACGAGGCCCAGAGCCTGGAGAAGGCCCTGCCCGATGGCGAAGCCCTGGCGGCCCGGCTCCGCCGGGATCCCGCCGTGGCGGAGGTCCTGCCCCGCACCCAGTTCATGGGGCTGCTGTCCAGCGGCGCGAAGAGCGTGGCCTTCCTGGGCACGGCCGTGGACCCCGTGCTCGAGCCGCAGCACATGGCCTGCCTCGGGGCGCTGAAGGATGGCGCCAAGGCGCCGGGCGGCGCAGGCTCCCGCTGGCTCTCCGTGGACCCGTCGGCCCGGGAGGTGGTCCTCGGCGCGGGCCTGGCCCGCAGCCTGGGCGCCTCCGTGGGCAGCGCGCTCACCCTCATGTCCACCACCCGCGATGGCGCCTTGAACGCCGTGGACGTCGAGGTGGTCGGCCTCCAGGACCTGGGCCTGAGGGAGCTGAACGACCGTCTCCTCACCGTGAGCCTGGCCACCGCGGGCCAGCTGGTGGATGCCGGCCCCGCCCGGTCGCGGCTGTCCGTCGTGCTGAAGCGGCCCCAGGACACCGCCGCCGAGCTGGCGCGGATCCAGGCCCTCCTGCCGGAAACGTCCGTGAAGCCCTGGTTCGAGCTGGCCTCCTTCTATCGCCAGGTGAAGCTGCTCTACTACGCGATCTTCGGGTTCATGGGCCTGGTGCTCTTTCTGGTGGTGCTGCTGGCCACGGCCAATACGCTGCTCATGTCCGTCATGGAGCGCGTCCGCGAGTTCGGTGTCCTGCGGGCCATGGGCCTCCAGCCGGGCCAGCTGGTGGCCCTGCTCCAGTGGGAGGGCGCCTTCCTGGGCCTGCTGGGCAGCGCCCTGGGCCTGGCGGCGACGCTGCTGCTCCGCGCGGGCCTCAATGCCCTGCACATCCAGATGCCCGCCCCGCCCGGCACCAGCCACGGCTATGAGCTGGACATCCACTTCGTCCCGATGGTCTATGCCATCGTGGCCCTCGGTCTCCAGGCCACGCTCCAGCTGAGCGCCCTGTTCCCGGGCCTGAAGGCCGCGCGGCTGCGCATCGTGGAGGCGCTTCGACATGTTTAA
- a CDS encoding phosphatidylglycerophosphatase A encodes MFKAPRSAWWLATGFGSGYLKPAPGTWGSLAGVAAWLGLVWIIRGWALPAWVFFAAPLALTLMAVWAADGVVQETGQKDPPFVVADEWAGVWIALTPLLFTSTLQPQPWSLWAARLVAPFLLFRLFDIWKPGVVDRSQHLPGGWGVVMDDVLAGLLAALLVWPLDRWLGAQSLLHPELWR; translated from the coding sequence ATGTTTAAGGCCCCTCGTTCCGCCTGGTGGCTGGCCACCGGCTTCGGCAGCGGCTACCTGAAGCCGGCGCCAGGTACCTGGGGCAGTCTGGCCGGAGTGGCGGCCTGGCTCGGCTTGGTCTGGATCATCCGGGGCTGGGCCCTCCCGGCCTGGGTCTTCTTCGCGGCCCCGCTGGCCCTCACCCTGATGGCCGTCTGGGCGGCGGATGGCGTGGTGCAGGAGACCGGCCAGAAGGATCCCCCGTTTGTCGTCGCCGATGAGTGGGCCGGCGTCTGGATCGCCCTCACCCCCCTGCTCTTCACCAGCACGCTGCAGCCGCAGCCGTGGAGCCTCTGGGCCGCGCGCCTGGTGGCCCCCTTCCTGCTGTTCCGGCTCTTCGACATCTGGAAGCCGGGTGTGGTGGATCGCTCCCAGCACCTGCCCGGGGGCTGGGGCGTGGTGATGGACGATGTGCTGGCGGGCCTTCTGGCCGCCCTGCTCGTCTGGCCCCTGGACCGCTGGCTGGGCGCCCAGTCGCTCCTGCACCCGGAGCTGTGGCGCTAG
- a CDS encoding DNA repair helicase XPB, whose translation MIALRPDNPLIVQSDRTLLLEVAHPAFEQVRDELARFAELVKSPEHIHTYRITPLSLWNASASGVACGDMIETLNTWSKYPVPQNLLQEIEDHGTRYGKLRLVAKGDRLALEMDDRGLFWELENQKSLQGLLAEPYPDEKGIFLQTGMRGEAKLQLIRLGHPVQDMAGYKPGDPLPFELSPTTKQNGKPFGLRHYQQAAVDVFHAGGGPDGGAGVLVLPCGAGKTVIGIGCMGSLQTHTLVLTTNGTAVKQWKQELLDKTSLTEDQVGLYTGDTKEIKPVTIATYQILTYRRSKTGPFEHFKLFEAANWGLVIYDEVHMLPAPVFRAVAELQAKRRLGLTATLVREDGKEEDVFSLIGPKRVDVPWKMLEKDGFIATAHCLEIRVPLPTDERMEYAVADQRQRFRIASENSLKMVVMDELLAGHPTDNILIIGQYLEQLRIIGERLGAPVLTGQTPEKERESLFRQFREGQLRVLIVSKVANFAIDLPDASVAIQVSGTFGSRQEEAQRLGRILRPKGERNVSYFYSLISRDTTEQEFARNRQLFLTEQGYRYLIESRHFDETGRLSEPAVWRKLLSETAG comes from the coding sequence GTGATCGCCCTCCGTCCCGACAATCCGCTGATCGTCCAGAGCGACCGCACGCTGCTGCTCGAGGTGGCGCACCCGGCGTTCGAGCAGGTGCGGGATGAGCTGGCCCGCTTCGCGGAGCTGGTGAAGAGCCCCGAGCACATCCACACCTACCGCATCACGCCCCTCAGCCTGTGGAACGCCTCGGCCTCCGGGGTGGCCTGCGGGGACATGATCGAGACCTTGAATACCTGGTCCAAGTACCCCGTGCCGCAGAACCTGCTGCAGGAGATCGAGGACCACGGCACCCGCTACGGCAAGCTGCGCCTGGTGGCCAAGGGGGACCGCCTGGCCCTGGAGATGGATGACCGCGGGCTCTTCTGGGAGCTGGAGAACCAGAAGTCCCTGCAGGGCCTGCTGGCGGAGCCCTACCCGGACGAGAAGGGCATCTTCCTCCAGACCGGCATGCGCGGCGAGGCCAAGCTGCAGCTCATCCGCCTGGGCCATCCCGTCCAGGACATGGCCGGCTACAAGCCCGGCGATCCGCTGCCCTTCGAGCTGTCCCCCACCACCAAGCAGAACGGCAAGCCCTTCGGCCTGCGCCACTACCAGCAGGCCGCCGTGGATGTCTTCCACGCGGGTGGCGGGCCCGACGGCGGCGCCGGCGTGCTGGTGCTGCCCTGCGGGGCCGGCAAGACCGTCATCGGCATCGGCTGCATGGGCAGCCTGCAGACGCACACGCTGGTGCTGACCACCAACGGCACCGCCGTGAAGCAGTGGAAGCAGGAGCTGCTGGACAAGACCTCGCTGACCGAGGACCAGGTGGGCCTCTACACGGGCGACACCAAGGAGATCAAGCCGGTCACCATCGCCACCTACCAGATCCTCACCTACCGCCGCAGCAAGACGGGCCCCTTCGAGCACTTCAAGCTCTTCGAGGCGGCCAACTGGGGCCTGGTGATCTACGACGAGGTGCACATGCTGCCCGCCCCGGTGTTCCGGGCGGTGGCCGAGCTGCAAGCCAAGCGGCGCCTGGGCCTCACGGCCACGCTCGTGCGCGAGGACGGCAAGGAGGAGGATGTCTTCAGTCTCATCGGCCCCAAGCGCGTGGACGTACCCTGGAAGATGCTGGAGAAGGACGGCTTCATCGCCACGGCCCACTGCCTGGAGATCCGCGTCCCCCTGCCCACGGACGAGCGCATGGAGTACGCGGTGGCCGACCAGCGCCAGCGCTTCCGCATCGCCAGCGAGAACAGCCTGAAGATGGTCGTGATGGACGAGCTGCTGGCGGGCCATCCCACTGACAACATCCTCATCATAGGCCAGTACCTAGAGCAGCTCCGCATCATCGGCGAACGGCTCGGCGCCCCGGTGCTCACGGGGCAGACCCCGGAGAAGGAGCGCGAGTCGCTCTTCCGGCAGTTCCGCGAGGGCCAGCTGAGAGTGCTCATCGTGAGCAAGGTGGCCAACTTCGCCATCGACCTGCCGGACGCCTCGGTGGCCATCCAGGTGAGCGGCACCTTCGGCTCGCGGCAGGAGGAGGCCCAGCGCCTGGGCCGCATCCTGCGCCCCAAGGGCGAGCGCAACGTGAGCTACTTCTACTCGCTCATCAGCCGCGACACCACCGAGCAGGAGTTCGCGCGGAACCGCCAGCTCTTCCTCACCGAGCAGGGCTACCGCTACCTCATCGAGAGCAGGCACTTCGACGAGACCGGCCGCCTCAGCGAGCCCGCCGTGTGGCGGAAGCTGCTGTCGGAAACCGCAGGCTAG
- a CDS encoding dockerin type I domain-containing protein, whose amino-acid sequence MHGRATKFLSLLILSAALSGLAAQEGNPGERRRDLPYRKSPHALSGHDRADLRRDWNLFWFNGKASPDYLDYKNQVAVREAGAWAPRRLQFTAGSTLAAPLATGPAGVGGTWTNLGPFSQLTNTTPDIDSGRPVAIVPHPTAPTLYLATSGGGVFRCDNADPALAGAWTWYSVTDSLPTSSSGGNVAVGALAMSPVNPSVLYLGAGDFFDAEGRGFFKTTDGGTTWTAAPTSSLGTATRSYAILPLDASRVLWATNAGLRISTDGGATFTGATGGPATGQVWSLQKLTATDLVCSVEATSGSASAGSIYYSSNAGATWTQAALPTFSFTPGRITTAAAHDGATVYAILEDTTSSSTKVARGVLKSTDKGATWTWLAAPTAPGGLFQGTGPQMTGDGGQGWYNHGLAVDPNNASRIFVGANLALYRSMDGGATWAQLTHWYGSGHVYAHADFHATAWSPDGATLYVANDGGLAVVRDPFQPTIPTSSFDLTFLDNRRNLGLASHMAYNVGSTTAASPADSKWRISLGLQDNGTRLRQPATAGGSLTGTEGVFEDLIGGDGFATIFHPTDGNQVLGSLYYTDIYKATDGGATPKSFVESISGITEANNKDLAPFAPYLAPGDKARPSVVYTSTNGKVYQSTNFGGAWAALGTAGLPAPLDMSSTTTTNELFIRSLAASPSDPNTLGIAANQSRVYLTSNGGSSWTKAGSLPGTGASLSCIAFDPASVTTVYVGSVATSATANHLWKSTNGGATWSAIDTGTGFPFGIPVHVVKPDPVTARKVYAGTDFGVYVSSDGGTTWARFGSNMPLVAVRDLYLAPDGTFVRAATYGRGVWEIRTALNFDLNGDGTVDLRDLLFFAKYYGTANTTCDLNGDGTVDDKDLTLLLAGL is encoded by the coding sequence ATGCACGGCCGGGCGACCAAGTTCCTCTCCCTCCTCATCTTGTCTGCGGCCCTGTCCGGCCTGGCGGCCCAGGAGGGGAACCCGGGCGAGCGCCGCCGGGACCTGCCCTACCGCAAGAGCCCCCATGCCCTCAGCGGCCACGACCGGGCGGATCTGCGTCGGGACTGGAATCTCTTCTGGTTCAACGGCAAGGCCAGCCCCGACTACCTGGACTACAAGAACCAGGTGGCCGTGCGGGAGGCCGGGGCCTGGGCTCCCCGCCGCCTCCAGTTCACCGCCGGGTCCACCCTGGCCGCCCCCCTGGCCACCGGCCCGGCGGGCGTGGGCGGCACCTGGACCAACCTGGGGCCCTTCTCGCAGCTCACCAACACTACCCCCGACATCGACAGCGGCCGCCCGGTGGCCATCGTGCCCCACCCCACCGCGCCCACCCTCTACCTGGCCACCAGCGGCGGCGGCGTGTTCCGATGCGACAACGCGGACCCCGCCCTGGCCGGCGCCTGGACCTGGTACTCGGTCACGGATTCGCTACCCACCAGCAGCAGTGGCGGCAACGTCGCCGTGGGCGCCCTGGCCATGAGCCCGGTGAATCCCAGCGTCCTCTACCTGGGCGCCGGCGATTTCTTCGATGCCGAGGGCCGCGGCTTCTTCAAGACCACCGACGGCGGCACCACCTGGACCGCCGCCCCCACCTCGAGTCTCGGCACCGCCACCCGCTCCTACGCCATCCTCCCCCTGGATGCCAGCCGCGTCCTGTGGGCCACGAACGCCGGCCTCAGGATCTCCACCGATGGCGGCGCCACCTTCACCGGCGCCACGGGCGGGCCCGCCACGGGCCAGGTCTGGTCCCTGCAGAAGCTCACCGCCACCGACCTGGTCTGCTCCGTGGAGGCCACCAGCGGCTCCGCGAGCGCCGGGTCCATCTACTACTCCAGCAACGCCGGCGCCACCTGGACCCAGGCCGCCCTGCCCACCTTCAGCTTCACGCCGGGCCGCATCACCACCGCCGCGGCCCATGACGGCGCCACGGTCTACGCCATCCTCGAGGACACCACCAGCAGCAGCACCAAGGTCGCGCGGGGCGTCCTCAAGAGCACCGACAAGGGTGCCACCTGGACCTGGCTGGCGGCCCCCACGGCGCCCGGAGGCCTCTTCCAGGGCACGGGCCCCCAGATGACCGGCGATGGCGGCCAGGGCTGGTACAACCACGGGCTCGCGGTGGATCCCAACAACGCGTCGCGGATCTTCGTCGGGGCGAACCTGGCCCTCTACCGGTCCATGGACGGCGGCGCGACCTGGGCCCAGCTCACCCACTGGTACGGCAGCGGCCATGTCTATGCCCATGCCGACTTCCATGCCACGGCCTGGTCGCCGGACGGCGCCACCCTCTACGTGGCCAATGATGGCGGCTTGGCCGTGGTGCGGGATCCCTTCCAGCCCACCATCCCCACATCCTCCTTCGACCTGACCTTCCTCGACAACCGGCGGAACCTGGGCCTGGCCTCCCACATGGCCTACAACGTGGGCTCCACCACGGCGGCCAGCCCCGCCGATTCCAAGTGGCGGATCTCCCTGGGCCTCCAGGACAACGGCACCCGCCTGCGCCAGCCCGCCACGGCAGGGGGATCGCTCACGGGCACCGAGGGGGTCTTCGAGGACCTGATCGGCGGCGACGGGTTCGCCACCATCTTCCATCCCACCGACGGGAACCAAGTCCTCGGCAGCCTCTATTACACCGACATTTACAAGGCCACGGACGGCGGAGCCACTCCCAAAAGCTTCGTGGAGTCCATTTCCGGAATCACCGAGGCAAACAACAAGGACCTCGCGCCCTTTGCCCCCTATCTCGCGCCTGGCGACAAGGCGCGGCCCTCGGTGGTGTACACCTCCACCAACGGTAAGGTCTACCAAAGCACCAATTTCGGCGGAGCCTGGGCGGCCCTGGGCACCGCGGGCCTGCCGGCGCCCCTGGACATGTCCTCTACCACTACGACCAATGAGCTGTTCATCCGCAGCCTGGCGGCCTCCCCCAGCGACCCGAACACCCTGGGCATCGCCGCCAACCAGTCGCGGGTCTACCTCACTTCCAACGGGGGCTCCTCCTGGACCAAGGCCGGGAGCCTGCCGGGAACCGGGGCCTCCCTAAGCTGCATCGCGTTCGATCCCGCCTCCGTCACCACAGTGTACGTGGGCTCCGTGGCCACCAGCGCCACGGCCAACCACCTATGGAAGAGCACCAACGGCGGCGCCACCTGGTCCGCCATCGACACGGGCACCGGTTTCCCTTTCGGCATTCCGGTGCATGTGGTGAAACCGGATCCCGTCACGGCCCGAAAGGTCTATGCGGGCACGGACTTCGGCGTCTACGTGAGCAGCGACGGCGGCACCACCTGGGCCCGCTTCGGCAGCAACATGCCCCTGGTGGCCGTGCGCGACCTCTACCTGGCCCCGGACGGCACCTTCGTCCGAGCGGCGACCTATGGGCGGGGCGTGTGGGAGATCCGCACGGCCCTGAACTTCGATCTGAACGGTGACGGCACGGTGGACCTGCGCGACCTCCTCTTCTTCGCCAAGTATTACGGCACCGCCAACACCACTTGCGACCTGAACGGCGACGGCACGGTGGATGACAAGGACCTCACCCTTCTGCTTGCCGGCCTGTGA